A genomic window from Fusarium oxysporum Fo47 chromosome VIII, complete sequence includes:
- a CDS encoding WD40-repeat-containing domain protein, which yields MDSTIASKPRPRPAHTQGTTRCAYTPDGSRLVTVGSNNTIRLYKTGSDGEPINIDDCQEQNMAVAAGDEFFVVGSEDGTVSLYSLETNTFERFLTRTVLPIRDVALTNDRQWCAVASDELSVKIVNTKDITQVKHLREHARAVRNVSFDPQGRLVALSGTDGIVYVYSLTAEEPELIRKVDGIIGAIDGDSETSTRVAWHPDGRAFAVPTPVRDIQIISKNDWEKQRTFANGHLADITAIAWSPNGAMLASASKDGKVLIWETKTQSVIARYDYFNVIDIVWHPTKNILSFTTTDGEVYIYPDFLTDQFSPLLKLATQPAPFIHDPLAELSANRRPPPVNGQKQQGLPTRPRRESLGSLDSFLEGGDGYGDDDFVEDDDGAGYTIGQGQKRARDGDDGYGTSNKRRHMLEPQYHEAFQPGATPWRGNRKYLCLNLIGFVWTVDQDSHHTVTVEFYDHELHRDFHFSDTFLYDKACLTEHGTLFSCPPKDDAPAVIFYRPHETWTQRYDWRIELPKDEAVTAMSLSESFITVTTSANYVRVYTLFGMPYRVYRPKSTPMVTCASWRDYVLTMGNGPMGADGNTRLLYTIENVKRDEICQNEDTVALPEGATLKSVFFSDNGDPCIYDSTGTLLTLLHWRQPSRASWVPLLDTKLLDRLASGRKNESYFPIAVADNKFHCIILKGGDQYPYFPRPLLSEFEFSIPISSAPKTSKRKAREGSEDIDMADGDEDKDEDEDGSSETRKLEQQFMLHNVKAAQLRDLVEATSSSHTQRSQLSRLELEIDKTLLQLLAVECREGEERGMRALEMVQLMRDRTGRMMEAAGRVAERYGRTILGEKIREVGEKRIEGLEDDDFP from the exons ATGGACTCGACAATCGCTTCTAAACCACGGCCTCGGCCCGCCCATACACAAGGAACTACTCGCTGTGCCTACACTCCCGATGGAAGTCGTCTTGTCACAGTAGGCTCCAACAACACGATTCGTCTCTACAAAACAGGATCTGATGGAGAACCGATCAATATAGATGATTGTCAGGAACAGAACATGGCTGTTGCCGCTGGAGACGAATTCTTTGTTGTTGGATCCGAGGACGGCACCGTCAGTTTATACTCCCTCGAGACAAATACCTTTGAGCGCTTTCTTACTCGAACTGTACTGCCGATTCGCGATGTTGCATTGACTAATGATCGTCAATGGTGCGCTGTGGCAAGTGATGAGCTGAGTGTCAAGATTGTGAACACAAAGGACATCACACAGGTCAAGCACCTTCGAGAGCATGCCCGGGCTGTACGAAATGTCAGCTTCGATCCTCAAGGGCGATTGGTTGCACTTTCTGGCACCGATGGAATTGTTTATGTATATTCTCTCACAGCCGAAGAGCCAGAGCTGATTCGAAAGGTGGATGGTATCATTGGCGCTATCGACGGAGACAGCGAGACCTCAACACGCGTTGCGTGGCATCCAGACGGTAGAGCATTTGCCGTACCGACACCCGTTCGAGACATCCagatcatctccaagaaTGATTGGGAGAAACAAAGAACTTTCGCCAACGGGCATTTGGCTGATATCACTGCCATCGCCTGGTCGCCCAATGGCGCGATGTTGGCATCAGCGAGCAAAGATGGAAAGGTCCTCATCTGGGAAACCAAGACACAGTCCGTCATTGCAAGATACGACTACTTCAATGTCATTGACATTGTGTGGCACCCTACCAAGAACATTCTCTCCTTCACAACCACTGATGGTGAAGTCTACATCTACCCAGACTTCCTAACAGACCAGTTCTCGCCTCTGTTAAAACTGGCCACACAACCTGCCCCCTTCATCCACGACCCCCTTGCCGAGTTATCTGCGAACCGAAGACCGCCTCCAGTCAACGGCCAGAAGCAACAAGGTCTGCCAACGAGACCCCGAAGGGAGTCACTTGGAAGTCTCGACTCATTTCTCGAAGGCGGAGATGGATATGGTGACGATGACTTCGTGGAGGACGATGACGGTGCTGGATACACCATTGGGCAAGGCCAGAAACGAGCTCgggatggtgatgatgggtATGGTACCTCAAATAAGCGTCGTCATATGCTTGAGCCGCAATACCATGAAGCATTTCAACCAGGAGCGACTCCCTGGCGAGGGAACCGCAAGTACCTTTGTCTGAACCTGATTGGTTTCGTCTGGACGGTCGATCAGGACTCACACCACACTGTTACAGTTGAGTTCTACGATCACGAACTCCATCGAGACTTTCACTTTAGCGATACCTTCCTCTACGACAAGGCCTGCCTGACTGAGCATGGCACACTCTTCTCATGCCCACCTAAAGATGATGCCCCTGCAGTCATATTCTATCGACCGCACGAGACATGGACGCAACGATATGACTGGCGCATTGAATTACCCAAGGACGAAGCTGTGACGGCCATGTCTTTGAGTGAGTCTTTTATTACAGTCACAACTAGTGCCAACTATGTACGAGTATACACCCTATTCGGCATGCCATATCGTGTCTATCGACCCAAGAGCACACCAATGGTGACATGTGCTAGCTGGAGGGATTACGTATTGACTATGGGTAATGGACCCATGGGTGCGGATGGTAACACTCGTCTTTTGTACACAATTGAGAATGTCAAGCGAGATGAGATTTGCCAGAACGAGGATACAGTAGCTCTTCCCGAGGGTGCCACACTCAAGagcgtcttcttctcggaCAACGGT GACCCCTGTATCTACGACTCAACAGGCACTCTTCTTACACTTCTTCACTGGCGACAGCCTTCAAGGGCATCATGGGTGCCTCTTCTAGACACGAAATTGCTGGACCGTTTAGCATCAGGTCGCAAGAACGAGTCCTACTTTCCTATTGCAGTGGCTGATAACAAGTTCCACTGCATCATTCTCAAGGGTGGTGACCAGTACCCCTATTTCCCTCGTCCACTTCTGTCTGAATTCGAGTTCTCCATCCCTATATCATCAGCACCTAAAACCTCGAAGCGCAAAGCCCGAGAAGGATCTGAGGATATTGACATGGccgatggcgatgaagataaggatgaagacgaggatggtTCTTCAGAAACTCGCAAGCTCGAGCAGCAGTTCATGCTTCATAACGTAAAGGCAGCTCAGCTCCGAGATCTTGTGGAGGCTACATCGAGCAGTCACACGCAGCGCTCGCAGCTCTCGCGTCTTGAACTCGAGATCGACAAGACTCTTCTGCAACTCCTGGCGGTCGAGTGTCGTGAAGGCGAAGAGCGAGGCATGCGTGCGCTGGAGATGGTACAGCTCATGCGGGATCGTACAGGCCGCATGATGGAGGCTGCTGGTAGAGTGGCAGAGAGATATGGAAGGACGATCTTGGGAGAAAAGATTCGTGAGGTTGGTGAGAAACGGATTGAAGGactggaagatgatgactttCCATAA